The Chitinophaga niabensis genome segment CCGCCCATAGCATGGATCACGGAACCGGAACCAAGGAACAACAGGGCTTTGAAGAACGCATGCGTCATCACATGGAACACGGCAGCCGTATAAGCACCAACACCCAATGCGATGAACATATAACCTAACTGGCTCACTGTAGAGTAGGCCAGTACTTTTTTAATATCGTTTTGCTTCAGTGCGATCGTAGCAGCCAGCAAAGCTGTTACCAGGCCCACCACCGCAATGATCGTTTGAATGCAGGGGGCAAGTGTATAGATCACGTTGCTGCGTGCCACCATATAGATACCTGCAGTAACCATCGTTGCAGCATGTATCAGTGCAGACACAGGAGTAGGACCCGCCATCGCATCCGGTAACCAGGTATATAAAGGAACCTGTGCAGATTTACCCATGGCTCCAATAAAGAGCAGCATGGCCACAGCAAAAAGGATTCCGCTGTTTTCCCCAAGTGCAGGCACCTGTGCAAATACATCCGTGAAAGTAACAGAACCAAACTGTTGGATCAGTAAGAAGATGCCCAGCAAAAAGCCAAGGTCACCGATCCGGTTCATAATAAAAGCCTTGTTAGCTGCTTTATTATATGTGGTGTTCTTAAACCAGAAACCGATCAGCAGGTAAGAGCAAAGCCCCACGCCTTCCCACCCGATGAACATCATCACGTAGTTAGCGCCCAGCACCAGTATCAACATGGAGAACACGAACAGGTTGAGATAAGCAAAGTAACGGGCAAAACCTTCGTTACTTTCCTCATGCATGTAAGAAGTAGAGTAAATGTGAATGAGAGAACCAACGCCTGTAATGATCAGCAGGAACAAAGCACTAAGCTGATCTACCTGGAAGGCAAAGGGAATATGAAGACTGCCTACGCTGATAAAGTCGAACAGCGTCACCACCTGGGGTGTAAAACCCGGTTGGCGCACTTCAAAAAAAATGAGCAGGCTGATCACAAAACCAGCCAATATGGTACTGCTGCCAATTACGCCTGTCAGCGATTTAGATAAATACCTCCTGCCCAATCCATTGATCAGGAAACCTAACAACGGTAAGAACGGTACCAGCCAAACAAGATGTATCATCGATCTATACTATTTTTAAATTCCTTAGTTTTTCAACCTGCTGAGAATATTGATGTCTACCGAATGTGTGTTGCGGTACATCATAACAATAATGGCTAAGCCTACAGATACTTCCGCAGCTGCTACCACCATTACAAAAAATACAAAGAGCTGAGCAGAAGCAGCATCTACTCTGCCGGCATCCACCCACATTTTAGAAAATGCTACCAGCAACAGGTTCACTGCATTGAGCATTAACTCTATACACATGAAAATGATAATGGCGTTCCTACGCATCAATACTCCCATAATGCCTATGCAGAACAAGGCGATACTCAGGAA includes the following:
- the nuoK gene encoding NADH-quinone oxidoreductase subunit NuoK, which produces MPVQYYIFLSIALFCIGIMGVLMRRNAIIIFMCIELMLNAVNLLLVAFSKMWVDAGRVDAASAQLFVFFVMVVAAAEVSVGLAIIVMMYRNTHSVDINILSRLKN
- the nuoL gene encoding NADH-quinone oxidoreductase subunit L; translated protein: MIHLVWLVPFLPLLGFLINGLGRRYLSKSLTGVIGSSTILAGFVISLLIFFEVRQPGFTPQVVTLFDFISVGSLHIPFAFQVDQLSALFLLIITGVGSLIHIYSTSYMHEESNEGFARYFAYLNLFVFSMLILVLGANYVMMFIGWEGVGLCSYLLIGFWFKNTTYNKAANKAFIMNRIGDLGFLLGIFLLIQQFGSVTFTDVFAQVPALGENSGILFAVAMLLFIGAMGKSAQVPLYTWLPDAMAGPTPVSALIHAATMVTAGIYMVARSNVIYTLAPCIQTIIAVVGLVTALLAATIALKQNDIKKVLAYSTVSQLGYMFIALGVGAYTAAVFHVMTHAFFKALLFLGSGSVIHAMGGEQDIRKMGGLKKWMPITNITFLIGCLAIAGIPGLSGFFSKDEILAHAFGFNKIIYAGALIGALLTAFYMFRLYYITFSGQFRGTHEQEHHLHESPAAITFPLIILAILSVIGGYVGMPEVFGVPHFLGEYLAPVFAPSVPFLHAHHLSHELEWILMGLSSGLVIIVIFFARSKFRNYQDSGVANTGLAKVLENKWYVDELYDAVIVKPLMVLSGFFQDTVERSGIDATVNGVGRGVKWSSRQFRLLQNGQVGFYIFAMVIGMIVLFVISLFL